A single Sciurus carolinensis chromosome 15, mSciCar1.2, whole genome shotgun sequence DNA region contains:
- the Nars1 gene encoding asparagine--tRNA ligase, cytoplasmic isoform X2, giving the protein MSLEVTRATAGMVLELYVSDREGNDATGDGTKEKPFKTGLKALMTVGKEPFPTIYVDSQKENERWDIISKSQMKNIKKMWHREQMKNESREKKEAEDNLRREKNLEEAKKITIKNDPSLPEPQCVKIHALEGYRGQRVKVFGWVHRLRRQGKNLMFVVLRDGTGYLQCVLSDELCQCYNGVVLSTESSVAVYGMLNLTPKGKQAPGGHELSCDFWELVGLAPAGGADNLINEESDVDVQLNNRHMMIRGENMSKILKARSVVTRCFRDHFFDRGYCEVTPPTLVQTQVEGGATLFKLDYFGEEAFLTQSSQLYLETCLPSLGDVFCIAQSYRAEQSRTRRHLAEYTHVEAECPFLTFEDLLNRLEDLVCDVVDRVLKSPAASIVYDLNPNFKPPKRPFRRMNYSDAIVWLKEHNIKKEDGTFYEFGEDIPEAPERLMTDTINEPILLCRFPVEIKSFYMQRCPEDSRLTESVDVLMPNVGEIVGGSMRIWDGEEILAGYKREGIDPTPYYWYTDQRKYGTCPHGGYGLGLERFLTWILNRYHIRDVCLYPRFVQRCRP; this is encoded by the exons ATGTCCTTGGAGGTGACCAGGGCGACTGCAGGGATGGTGCTAG AGCTGTATGTCTCAGATCGAGAGGGAAATGATGctactggagatggaaccaaaGAGAAACCATTTAAAACAGGCCTAAAG GCTTTGATGACAGTAGGAAAAGAACCATTTCCTACCATTTATGTagattcacaaaaagaaaatgag agGTGGGACATTATTTCTAAATCACAGatgaagaacattaaaaaaatgtggcataGGGAGCAAATGAAGAATGAATCCCGGGAGAAGAAAGAG gCAGAAGATAATTTGCGAAGAGAAAAGAACCTGGAAGAAGCAAAAAAGATTACCATTAAAAATGATCCAAGTCTTCCAGAGCCACAATGT GTGAAGATTCATGCATTAGAAGGGTATAGAGGCCAGAGAGTAAAGGTGTTTGGCTGGGTCCATAGGCTGCGTAGGCAAG gAAAGAATTTAATGTTTGTGGTGTTGCGAGATGGTACAGGTTACCTTCAGTGTGTCTTGTCGGATgagttg TGTCAGTGTTACAATGGAGTAGTCTTGTCTACTGAGAGTAGTGTTGCTGTATATGGAATGCTAAATCTTACCCCAAAGGGCAAGCAG gctCCAGGAGGCCACGAGTTGAGTTGTGACTTCTGGGAACTTGTGGGGCTGGCCCCTGCTGGAGGAGCTGATAACTTAATCAATGAAGAATCTGATGTTGACGTCCAGCTGAACAACAGACACATGATGATCCGAGGAGAAAATATGTCCAAAATCCTAAAAGCACGTTCTGTGGTCACCAGGTGCTTCAGAGATCACTTCTTTGATAGGGGGTACTGTGAA GTTACTCCTCCAACGTTGGTACAGACACAGGTAGAAGGTGGCGCCACACTCTTTAAGCTTGACTATTTCGGGGAAGAGGCATTTTTGACTCAGTCCTCTCAGTTGTACCTGGAGACTTGCCTTCCATCCTTGGGAGATGTTTTTTGTATTGCACAGTCATACAGAGCAGAACAGTCCAGAACACGAAGGCACCTGGCTGA ATATACTCACGTGGAAGCTGAGTGCCCTTTCCTGACCTTTGAGGATCTCCTGAACAGATTGGAGGACTTGGTTTGTGATGTGGTAGATAGAGTCTTAAAGTCACCGGCAGCAAGCATAGTGTATGACCTCAACCCG AACTTTAAACCTCCCAAACGGCCTTTCAGACGAATGAACTACTCAGATGCTATTGTGTGGCTAAAAGAACacaatataaagaaagaagatgGGACTTTCTATGAATTTGGAGaa GATATCCCGGAAGCTCCTGAGAGACTGATGACAGACACCATTAATGAACCAATCTTGCTGTGTCGATTTCCTGTGGAGATCAAGTCCTTCTATATGCAACGATGTCCAGAGGATTCCCGCCTTACTGAATCT GTCGATGTGTTGATGCCCAATGTTGGTGAGATTGTGGGAGGCTCAATGCGTATCTGGGATGGTGAAGAAATACTGGCAGGTTATAAAAGGGAAGGGATTGACCCCACTCCTTATTACTGGTATACAGATcag aGAAAATACGGTACATGTCCTCACGGGGGATACGGCTTGGGCTTAGAACGATTCTTGACTTGGATTCTGAATAGGTATCACATCCGAGATGTGTGCTTGTACCCTCGATTTGTCCAGCGCTGTAGGCCGTAA
- the Nars1 gene encoding asparagine--tRNA ligase, cytoplasmic isoform X1 → MSLEVTRATAGMVLAELYVSDREGNDATGDGTKEKPFKTGLKALMTVGKEPFPTIYVDSQKENERWDIISKSQMKNIKKMWHREQMKNESREKKEAEDNLRREKNLEEAKKITIKNDPSLPEPQCVKIHALEGYRGQRVKVFGWVHRLRRQGKNLMFVVLRDGTGYLQCVLSDELCQCYNGVVLSTESSVAVYGMLNLTPKGKQAPGGHELSCDFWELVGLAPAGGADNLINEESDVDVQLNNRHMMIRGENMSKILKARSVVTRCFRDHFFDRGYCEVTPPTLVQTQVEGGATLFKLDYFGEEAFLTQSSQLYLETCLPSLGDVFCIAQSYRAEQSRTRRHLAEYTHVEAECPFLTFEDLLNRLEDLVCDVVDRVLKSPAASIVYDLNPNFKPPKRPFRRMNYSDAIVWLKEHNIKKEDGTFYEFGEDIPEAPERLMTDTINEPILLCRFPVEIKSFYMQRCPEDSRLTESVDVLMPNVGEIVGGSMRIWDGEEILAGYKREGIDPTPYYWYTDQRKYGTCPHGGYGLGLERFLTWILNRYHIRDVCLYPRFVQRCRP, encoded by the exons ATGTCCTTGGAGGTGACCAGGGCGACTGCAGGGATGGTGCTAG CAGAGCTGTATGTCTCAGATCGAGAGGGAAATGATGctactggagatggaaccaaaGAGAAACCATTTAAAACAGGCCTAAAG GCTTTGATGACAGTAGGAAAAGAACCATTTCCTACCATTTATGTagattcacaaaaagaaaatgag agGTGGGACATTATTTCTAAATCACAGatgaagaacattaaaaaaatgtggcataGGGAGCAAATGAAGAATGAATCCCGGGAGAAGAAAGAG gCAGAAGATAATTTGCGAAGAGAAAAGAACCTGGAAGAAGCAAAAAAGATTACCATTAAAAATGATCCAAGTCTTCCAGAGCCACAATGT GTGAAGATTCATGCATTAGAAGGGTATAGAGGCCAGAGAGTAAAGGTGTTTGGCTGGGTCCATAGGCTGCGTAGGCAAG gAAAGAATTTAATGTTTGTGGTGTTGCGAGATGGTACAGGTTACCTTCAGTGTGTCTTGTCGGATgagttg TGTCAGTGTTACAATGGAGTAGTCTTGTCTACTGAGAGTAGTGTTGCTGTATATGGAATGCTAAATCTTACCCCAAAGGGCAAGCAG gctCCAGGAGGCCACGAGTTGAGTTGTGACTTCTGGGAACTTGTGGGGCTGGCCCCTGCTGGAGGAGCTGATAACTTAATCAATGAAGAATCTGATGTTGACGTCCAGCTGAACAACAGACACATGATGATCCGAGGAGAAAATATGTCCAAAATCCTAAAAGCACGTTCTGTGGTCACCAGGTGCTTCAGAGATCACTTCTTTGATAGGGGGTACTGTGAA GTTACTCCTCCAACGTTGGTACAGACACAGGTAGAAGGTGGCGCCACACTCTTTAAGCTTGACTATTTCGGGGAAGAGGCATTTTTGACTCAGTCCTCTCAGTTGTACCTGGAGACTTGCCTTCCATCCTTGGGAGATGTTTTTTGTATTGCACAGTCATACAGAGCAGAACAGTCCAGAACACGAAGGCACCTGGCTGA ATATACTCACGTGGAAGCTGAGTGCCCTTTCCTGACCTTTGAGGATCTCCTGAACAGATTGGAGGACTTGGTTTGTGATGTGGTAGATAGAGTCTTAAAGTCACCGGCAGCAAGCATAGTGTATGACCTCAACCCG AACTTTAAACCTCCCAAACGGCCTTTCAGACGAATGAACTACTCAGATGCTATTGTGTGGCTAAAAGAACacaatataaagaaagaagatgGGACTTTCTATGAATTTGGAGaa GATATCCCGGAAGCTCCTGAGAGACTGATGACAGACACCATTAATGAACCAATCTTGCTGTGTCGATTTCCTGTGGAGATCAAGTCCTTCTATATGCAACGATGTCCAGAGGATTCCCGCCTTACTGAATCT GTCGATGTGTTGATGCCCAATGTTGGTGAGATTGTGGGAGGCTCAATGCGTATCTGGGATGGTGAAGAAATACTGGCAGGTTATAAAAGGGAAGGGATTGACCCCACTCCTTATTACTGGTATACAGATcag aGAAAATACGGTACATGTCCTCACGGGGGATACGGCTTGGGCTTAGAACGATTCTTGACTTGGATTCTGAATAGGTATCACATCCGAGATGTGTGCTTGTACCCTCGATTTGTCCAGCGCTGTAGGCCGTAA